In Vanessa cardui chromosome 8, ilVanCard2.1, whole genome shotgun sequence, the following are encoded in one genomic region:
- the LOC124531677 gene encoding ATP-binding cassette sub-family G member 4 translates to MLANLSGTLVQGFHQDGHAAMTSGKNMESKSTQIHLPLMGRGSRGELNDKVMFSQVKSPPEQLNNGQLLGGSQINLCNGGAGATMTGLVPKIPNGYGDQKKPMASLTHLPKRPPVDIEFSDLSYSVSEGRKRGYKALLKCINGTFRSSELTAIMGPSGAGKSTLMNILAGYKTSNVSGSILINGKERNLRRFRKLSCYIMQDDCLLPHLTVKEAMNVSANLKLGKDMTVNAKKIVINEILEMLSLVEAGDTRTINLSGGQKKRLSIALELVNNPPVMFFDEPTSGLDSSSCFQCISLLKSLARGGRTIICTIHQPSARLFEMFDFLYTLAEGQCIYQGSVTGLVPFLSSMGLHCPSYHNPADYVMEVATGEHGDWVHKLVMAVNKGNCGRGQSSTSSSSSSVPQNCNYNNQSKNNIKKEALEIVIDKPTCTVIDMSEPTLNTEKQNALPNSTNLAPVTCTTSLLDSSESFTKKPQNTGFPTSGWKQFWILLKRTFRSILRDQMLTHLRLCSHTVVGLLIGFLYYDIGQDAAKVMSNAGCIFFTVMFTMFTAMMPTILTFPTEMSVFVREHLNYWYSLKAFYFAKTMADLPFQIVFSGVYVIIVYFMTGQPMQTDRVLMFTTINILTALVAQSLGLLIGAAMKIETGVYLGPVTTIPVVLFSGFFVNFNAIPSYLQWLTYLSYVRYGFEGAMLSVYGFGREKLHCSEAYCHFRTPSLFLKEMTMDHSNFWVDVGALSAFFVFIRVISYLVLRFKLKMMQ, encoded by the exons aGGATCTCAAATTAATCTTTGCAACGGAGGCGCTGGAGCTACAATGACCGGCTTGGTACCAAAGATACCGAACGGCTATGGAGATCAGAAGAAACCGATGGCATCCCTCACTCATTTACCGAAACGTCCGCCAGTAGACATCGAGTTTTCAGACTTATCATATTCCGTCAGTGAGGGCAGAAAGAGAGGGTACAAAGCCTTATTGAAGTGCATCAATGGTACTTTCCGCTCGAGTGAGTTGACGGCCATCATGGGTCCATCAGGAGCTGGCAAAAGTACCCTCATGAATATATTAGCTGGATACAA aacATCAAACGTCAGCGGTTCAATACTTATAAACGGCAAGGAGAGGAATCTCAGACGGTTTCGCAAATTGTCTTGTTACATCATGCAGGACGATTGCCTCCTACCACATCTCACCGTCAAGGAAGCGATGAATGTCTCAGCAAATTTAAAACTCGGCAAAGATATGACCGTTAACGCAAAGAAAATAGTGATCAACGAAATATTAGAAATGCTGAGTCTTGTTGAAGCTGGTGACACGAGAACGATAAATCTGTCAGGAGGGCAAAAGAAACGTCTGTCTATAGCCTTAGAGCTGGTTAACAACCCGCCAGTCATGTTTTTCGATGAGCCCACATCTGGATTGGATAGTTCATCATGTTTCCAATGCATATCTCTGTTAAAATCTCTTGCCAGAGGTGGAAGAACGATCATATGTACCATCCATCAACCGTCCGCGAGGCTCTTCGAAATGTTCGACTTTCTATACACATTGGCTGAGGGTCAATGTATATATCAAGGTTCAGTGACTGGCTTAGTGCCGTTCTTATCATCTATGGGATTACATTGTCCAAGTTACCACAATCCTGCTGACTATG TGATGGAAGTAGCAACGGGCGAGCACGGTGATTGGGTGCACAAACTGGTCATGGCTGTGAATAAGGGCAACTGTGGCAGAGGACAGTCATCAACGTCTTCTTCTTCATCCTCCGTTCCTCAGAACTGCAACTATAACAATCAAAGCAAGAACAATATTAAGAAGGAAGCACTTGAGATAGTTATTG ATAAACCAACATGCACTGTGATAGACATGTCAGAACCGACACTCAACACCGAGAAACAGAATGCTCTACCGAATTCAACGAATTTAGCTCCCGTTACTTGTACTACTTCTCTCCTCGATTCAAGCGAGAGTTTCACGAAGAAGCCACAAAATACCGGTTTCCCGACGTCAGGATGGAAGCAATTTTGGATCTTATTGAAAAGGACTTTCCGAAGTATTTTACGAGATCAAATGTTGACGCATTTAAGGCTATGTTCGCATACTGTTGTTGGCTTGTTGATTGGATTTCTGTACTACGATATTGGACAAGATGCTGCGAAAGTTATGAGCAATGCTGGATGTATATTCTTTACTGTGATGTTCACTATGTTCACGGCTATGATGCCTACAATTCTTACat TCCCAACCGAGATGAGCGTGTTTGTGAGAGAGCATTTAAATTATTGGTATTCGTTGAAAGCGTTCTATTTTGCGAAGACTATGGCGGATCTACCGTTTcag ATAGTCTTCAGCGGGGTGTACGTGATAATAGTGTACTTCATGACGGGGCAGCCGATGCAGACGGACCGGGTGCTGATGTTCACGACCATCAACATCCTGACGGCGCTGGTGGCGCAGTCGCTGGGGCTGCTCATCGGCGCCGCCATGAAGATCGAGACGGGCGTGTACCTGGGGCCCGTCACCACCATCCCCGTCGTGCTGTTCTCCGGCTTCTTCGTCAACTTCAACGCCATCCCCAGCTACCTGCAGTGGCTCACGTACCTCAGCTACGTGCGCTACGGCTTCGAGGGCGCCATGCTGTCGGTGTACGGCTTCGGCAGGGAGAAACTCCACTGCTCGGAGGCCTACTGCCACTTCCGGACCCCGAGCCTGTTCCTCAAGGAGATGACGATGGACCACTCCAACTTCTGGGTCGACGTCGGCGCACTGAGCGCTTTCTTCGTATTCATCCGAGTGATCTCCTATCTAGTTCTAAGGTTCAAGTTGAAGATGATGCAGTAG